A DNA window from Solanum lycopersicum chromosome 3, SLM_r2.1 contains the following coding sequences:
- the LOC101256565 gene encoding pathogenesis-related thaumatin-like protein 3.5, which produces MLTITSWKELSITLLFCVLISHSFASTFTITNNCPYTIWPGTLSGSSSPQLSTTGFQLNAGQSVRIPSVAGWSGRIWARTGCIFDESGVGSCQTGDCGGKLECDGLGATPPASLFEITLGTGDTKDFYDVSIVDGYNLPMVATPQGVPGGCNATGCVSNLNMGCPKELQVVGGDGGGNVVACKSACEAFGLDQYCCAGEFANPTTCRPSFYSSVFKRACPRAYSYAYDDGTSTFTCKASDYAIIFCPMNGVKRPNGGETTPPIEESRMEKFPAMVSSSNILLPFPMLIGLLFQFISL; this is translated from the exons ATGCTCACAATAACTTCCTGGAAAGAGCTTTCAATTACCTTGCTTTTCTGCGTGTTGATTTCTCATTCGTTCGCCTCGACTTTCACCATTACTAACAACTGTCCTTATACAATATGGCCTGGAACATTGTCTGGTTCCTCATCACCTCAACTTTCCACGACGGGCTTTCAATTGAATGCTGGCCAAAGCGTCAGGATTCCAAGTGTAGCGGGATGGTCAGGTCGCATTTGGGCAAGGACTGGCTGCATTTTTGATGAGTCTGGTGTTGGCTCTTGTCAAACAGGTGACTGTGGTGGTAAGCTTGAATGTGATGGGCTTGGTGCAACACCACCTGCCTCTCTCTTCGAGATAACTCTAGGGACGGGAGATACCAAAGATTTCTACGATGTCAGCATTGTTGATGGTTATAATCTGCCAATGGTTGCAACCCCACAGGGAGTTCCTGGTGGATGCAATGCCACTGGATGTGTTTCCAATCTTAACATGG GTTGTCCCAAAGAACTTCAAGTGGTGGGTGGAGATGGAGGAGGAAATGTAGTAGCATGCAAGAGTGCATGTGAGGCTTTTGGTTTAGATCAGTATTGCTGTGCCGGAGAGTTTGCCAATCCAACAACTTGTCGTCCATCATTCTATTCAAGCGTCTTCAAAAGAGCTTGTCCAAGGGCTTATAGCTATGCATATGATGATGGCACCAGCACTTTTACCTGCAAGGCTTCTGACTACGCAATCATCTTCTGTCCCATGAATGG GGTGAAGAGACCCAACGGTGGAGAAACAACTCCACCTATTGAAGAAAGTAGAATGGAGAAGTTCCCAGCGATGGTCTCATCGTCAAACATTCTCCTTCCCTTCCCCATGCTGATTGGGCTGTTATTTCAGTTTATATCTCTATAA
- the LOC101256263 gene encoding uncharacterized protein yields MEVLGKSMVAVPTNVIYLSTILGQDGPNPVHKCDWKCENEHVCGNMFRCRLTGLTHICDKNCNQRILYDNHNSLCRVSRQIFPLTQVEVQAVKGVRRKFDADSSPSDSCAFKRRRDAHFHPSPFERSFTAVSPICSQVGEGMDLN; encoded by the coding sequence ATGGAGGTACTTGGAAAATCTATGGTAGCAGTGCCTACAAATGTTATATATCTGTCAACTATTCTGGGCCAAGATGGCCCAAACCCTGTTCACAAGTGTGATTGGAAATGTGAAAATGAACATGTGTGTGGGAACATGTTCCGCTGCCGTCTAACTGGGCTGACACACATTTGCGACAAAAACTGTAACCAGCGAATATTGTATGATAACCATAACTCTCTTTGCAGAGTTAGCCGACAGATTTTCCCTTTAACACAAGTTGAAGTGCAGGCTGTGAAAGGTGTACGGAGGAAGTTTGATGCTGATAGTTCCCCTTCTGATAGCTGCGCCTTTAAGCGCAGAAGGGATGCACATTTCCACCCATCACCATTTGAGAGATCTTTCACTGCTGTTAGTCCCATTTGCAGTCAAGTTGGAGAGGGCATGGACTTGAACTAG